In the genome of Bacillus sp. S3, one region contains:
- the ureG gene encoding urease accessory protein UreG: MEPIKIGVGGPVGAGKTMLVEKLTRHLNDEISMAVVTNDIYTKEDAKFLMQNGVLPADRIIGVETGGCPHTAIREDASMNFAAINELIEKHPDVELIFVESGGDNLAATFSPELVDFSIYIIDVAQGEKIPRKGGQGMIKSDLFIINKTDLAPHVGASLEIMESDTKVFRGDKPFAFTNLKDDTGLDNVLDWLKHNALLKGLA; encoded by the coding sequence ATGGAACCAATTAAAATTGGCGTGGGAGGACCTGTTGGAGCAGGAAAAACCATGTTAGTTGAAAAATTAACAAGACATTTAAATGATGAAATTAGTATGGCGGTTGTTACGAACGATATCTACACAAAAGAAGATGCTAAATTTCTTATGCAAAATGGCGTCCTTCCTGCTGATCGAATTATTGGTGTAGAAACAGGCGGCTGTCCACATACTGCCATAAGGGAAGATGCATCGATGAATTTTGCGGCAATCAATGAATTAATTGAAAAACATCCTGATGTTGAGCTGATCTTTGTGGAAAGCGGCGGGGATAATCTTGCTGCAACCTTTAGCCCGGAATTAGTTGATTTCTCAATATACATTATTGACGTGGCACAAGGTGAAAAAATTCCGCGAAAAGGCGGCCAAGGGATGATTAAATCAGATTTATTCATCATAAATAAAACGGATTTAGCTCCACATGTAGGGGCAAGTCTGGAAATCATGGAATCAGATACAAAAGTCTTTCGCGGAGACAAACCATTTGCCTTTACAAATCTAAAAGACGATACCGGGTTAGATAACGTCTTAGATTGGTTAAAACACAATGCATTATTAAAAGGATTGGCATAA
- a CDS encoding urea transporter, whose amino-acid sequence MIIHNNLSRVINRETLTWLMVTALKGISQVVLVENAVSGFIIFAAVSVASVPLGLITLFSALIGTLIAKIGKADPNSVNQGIFGYNSVLTGMALYLFLSGDDRWIIALIGAAITAFFTAAMIHFMRQTGVPILTFPYIILTWFFLLTTYRLTSFQLSPDLTPQSLSNWTLNIKGEANWLDGAVNGIGQVFFLDHSVSGILLFIALFWAGWRIGLYAIVGNLAALVTSYGLGGEHSLIFMGLYGYNAILTIIAVSLVFNDNHKTGLIFGTIAACITVPITASIVTWLLPYGLPPLTMPFVFCTWLFLGARKVLPAF is encoded by the coding sequence GTGATCATTCATAACAATCTTAGCAGGGTAATAAACAGGGAAACATTGACCTGGTTAATGGTAACTGCCCTCAAAGGAATTTCACAAGTAGTCTTAGTTGAGAATGCTGTTTCCGGGTTTATTATTTTTGCAGCAGTATCCGTTGCCTCTGTTCCCTTAGGTTTAATCACCCTTTTCTCAGCATTGATCGGAACGTTAATTGCGAAAATTGGCAAGGCGGATCCAAATAGTGTAAATCAAGGGATATTTGGATATAACTCAGTTCTAACAGGAATGGCTCTGTACTTATTTTTAAGCGGTGATGATCGTTGGATTATTGCGCTTATTGGAGCAGCTATCACGGCATTCTTTACTGCAGCGATGATCCATTTCATGCGGCAGACAGGCGTACCCATTCTTACTTTTCCCTATATTATCCTGACTTGGTTTTTTCTATTAACCACTTACAGGTTGACATCTTTCCAATTAAGCCCAGACCTTACGCCCCAATCATTATCCAATTGGACTCTTAATATTAAAGGTGAGGCAAATTGGCTGGATGGGGCCGTCAATGGAATCGGCCAAGTTTTCTTTCTCGACCATTCTGTTTCCGGAATTCTGCTTTTTATTGCACTGTTTTGGGCAGGTTGGAGGATTGGACTTTATGCCATAGTGGGCAATCTTGCGGCGTTAGTAACATCGTATGGTCTTGGCGGGGAACACAGTTTGATTTTCATGGGACTTTACGGATATAATGCCATTTTAACAATTATTGCGGTTTCTCTTGTTTTTAATGATAATCATAAGACTGGTCTTATTTTTGGAACAATTGCTGCATGTATTACCGTCCCGATTACAGCAAGTATTGTTACTTGGCTTTTACCATATGGGCTTCCGCCACTAACCATGCCGTTTGTATTTTGTACCTGGCTGTTCCTCGGTGCCCGAAAAGTATTACCTGCATTTTAA
- a CDS encoding urease accessory protein UreF: MDHKLLSLLQLCDSNFPTGAFSHSFGLESYIQENMVHNHETFLQWLEVYICEQLINTDGLACRLVYQALDEKDLQKVWKLDRLLNVQNLPRETREGTQRMGERMLNLVQTLYDIPNFSVYRKRIAAKQSFGHPSVVFTMVAHHLSISNSTTLLFYLYSVVSSLVQNAVRGIPLGQTSGQKIIRDVQPKLVEAVETALQLEEADFGTVSPGIELSQMRHERVNIRIFMS; encoded by the coding sequence ATGGATCATAAATTACTGTCATTATTACAGTTATGTGATTCAAACTTTCCTACTGGTGCCTTCAGTCATTCATTCGGACTGGAAAGTTATATCCAGGAGAATATGGTACATAATCATGAGACCTTTTTGCAATGGCTTGAAGTGTATATTTGCGAGCAGCTTATCAATACAGATGGCCTCGCCTGCAGGCTTGTATATCAGGCATTGGATGAGAAAGATTTACAGAAGGTATGGAAGCTGGATCGATTATTGAATGTGCAAAATTTACCCCGTGAAACAAGGGAAGGTACTCAGCGAATGGGTGAACGGATGTTAAATCTTGTTCAGACTTTATATGATATACCAAATTTCTCCGTTTATCGGAAAAGGATTGCGGCAAAACAATCATTCGGTCACCCTTCAGTTGTTTTTACCATGGTTGCCCATCATCTTAGTATTTCTAATTCAACGACGCTTTTGTTTTACTTGTATTCAGTCGTTTCTAGTCTCGTTCAAAATGCTGTTCGAGGTATTCCGTTGGGACAGACATCAGGCCAGAAAATCATTCGTGATGTACAGCCTAAATTAGTTGAAGCAGTAGAAACTGCTCTCCAACTGGAGGAAGCGGATTTTGGCACTGTTTCACCAGGAATTGAATTATCACAAATGAGGCACGAACGTGTAAATATTCGTATATTTATGTCGTAA
- a CDS encoding BMP family protein, whose translation MKKRKLGIALSLVIAAGTLLGACGKGNDNKGNDTTKGGDNKDHFSVAMVTDIGGVDDKSFNQSSWEGLQNFGKENGLTKGKGGYDYLASKSDADYTTNLNKLAREGFDLVYAIGFLMPSAVEEIANQQKDSKFAIVDAEVKLPNVASILFKEQEAGFLAGIAAAKTTKSNHIGFIGGMDVPVIERFQTGFLAGVKAAKPEVQVDVQFAGAFDKAELGQAIASKMYSSGADVIFHAAGATGVGLFKEANDRKSKDPGKDFWAIGVDRDQADMGQDVVLTSAIKRVDVAVKDLATKTKDGHFPGGEVTLYGLAEDGVGLAPINAKAANKDEIDAAVNEWIEKIKSGAVTVPGTRKELQNFNPNK comes from the coding sequence TTGAAAAAACGTAAGCTGGGAATAGCACTATCACTAGTAATTGCAGCAGGTACACTTTTAGGTGCTTGTGGAAAAGGGAATGATAACAAGGGCAACGATACAACTAAAGGTGGAGACAACAAAGATCACTTCTCTGTCGCAATGGTTACGGACATTGGCGGTGTTGATGACAAATCATTTAATCAATCGTCTTGGGAGGGTCTCCAAAATTTTGGTAAAGAAAATGGATTAACCAAAGGTAAGGGTGGGTATGATTACCTAGCCTCTAAATCGGATGCCGATTATACAACAAACTTAAATAAACTTGCTCGTGAAGGCTTTGACTTAGTTTACGCGATTGGCTTCTTAATGCCATCAGCGGTTGAGGAAATTGCAAATCAACAAAAAGATTCTAAATTTGCGATTGTTGATGCAGAAGTAAAGCTGCCAAACGTTGCAAGCATTCTTTTCAAGGAGCAGGAAGCCGGATTCCTTGCAGGAATTGCAGCGGCTAAAACAACAAAATCTAATCATATTGGGTTTATTGGCGGCATGGACGTTCCTGTTATCGAACGGTTCCAAACTGGTTTCTTAGCTGGTGTTAAGGCTGCTAAACCAGAGGTTCAAGTTGACGTTCAATTTGCTGGTGCGTTTGACAAGGCTGAACTTGGACAAGCCATCGCTTCTAAAATGTATTCTTCCGGTGCGGACGTCATCTTCCACGCTGCTGGCGCTACTGGTGTTGGCCTTTTTAAAGAAGCCAATGATCGTAAGTCTAAAGACCCTGGAAAAGACTTTTGGGCGATTGGTGTTGACCGCGACCAAGCTGACATGGGTCAAGATGTAGTTCTTACATCAGCAATTAAACGAGTTGATGTAGCAGTTAAAGACCTCGCAACAAAAACAAAAGATGGCCATTTTCCTGGCGGCGAAGTTACGTTATATGGGTTAGCTGAAGATGGTGTTGGATTAGCTCCTATCAATGCAAAAGCCGCGAACAAAGACGAAATTGATGCAGCGGTTAATGA
- the ureB gene encoding urease subunit beta: MEPGQLFLKEEPIICNEGRDLFRIKVTNTGDRPVQIGSHFHFFEVNESLKFNRDDAFGKRLNIPAGAAVRFEPGDEKEVELVSYAGERKVYGFNNKTDGSVEGGYNK; encoded by the coding sequence ATGGAACCAGGTCAATTGTTTTTGAAAGAGGAACCGATTATTTGTAACGAGGGTAGAGATTTATTCCGGATAAAGGTAACGAATACCGGAGATCGACCGGTTCAAATAGGTTCACACTTTCATTTCTTTGAAGTGAATGAATCCCTTAAATTTAATAGGGATGACGCATTTGGAAAACGATTGAATATCCCGGCAGGTGCGGCGGTGCGCTTTGAACCGGGTGATGAAAAGGAAGTTGAATTGGTGAGCTATGCGGGAGAACGCAAGGTTTATGGCTTTAACAATAAAACGGATGGATCTGTTGAAGGAGGGTACAACAAGTGA
- the ureE gene encoding urease accessory protein UreE: protein MLIERIETNIEHMEKEEIFRRHMEKVYLDSDHLVKRIQRVTTDHGREIGIRLKDQRDLVAGDVLYMDEKNMIVIDVVADDLLVISPRSIKEMGTIAHQLGNRHLPAQFEDDLMMVQYDYLVEELLKELDLPYQREDRKVKQAFRHIGHSHGS, encoded by the coding sequence ATGTTAATTGAAAGAATTGAAACGAATATTGAACATATGGAAAAGGAAGAAATATTCCGTCGTCATATGGAAAAAGTTTACCTTGACAGTGACCACTTGGTAAAACGGATTCAGAGAGTTACGACAGACCATGGCAGAGAAATTGGCATACGTTTAAAAGACCAACGTGATCTTGTTGCCGGCGATGTATTGTATATGGATGAGAAAAATATGATCGTGATTGATGTGGTCGCGGATGATTTATTAGTCATCAGCCCGCGCAGCATCAAAGAAATGGGAACCATTGCCCATCAATTAGGCAACAGGCACTTGCCTGCCCAATTTGAAGATGATCTAATGATGGTCCAATACGACTATCTGGTGGAGGAACTATTAAAGGAACTAGATCTTCCCTATCAGCGGGAAGATCGAAAAGTGAAGCAGGCGTTCCGTCATATTGGTCATAGTCATGGATCATAA
- the ureC gene encoding urease subunit alpha codes for MSFKMTRKQYAQMYGPTTGDSIRLADTNLFIQIEKDFTTYGEEVVFGGGKVIRDGMGQHPLVTRGDGIPDVVITNAVILDYTGIVKADIAIRDGKIAGIGKAGNPLIMDGVDIVIGASTEIIAGEGMIVTAGGIDTHVHFINPAQVEVALTGGLTTLIGGGTGPSAGSRATTVTPGEWNIHRMLEAVEGLPINVGLTGKGQAATEEPLAEQIRAGVIGLKVHEDWGATASALDYSLRVADQYDVQVALHADTLNEGGFVENTMAAIKDRVIHMYHTEGAGGGHAPDLIKSASFMNVLPSSTNPTMPYTVNTVDEHLDMLMVCHHLNPSVPEDIAFADSRIRKETIAAEDILQDMGIFSMTSSDAQAMGRVGEVVIRTWQVADKMKMQRGSLKGDGKLSDNNRAKRYIAKYTINPAITHGIADYVGSIEVGKIADLVIWSPAFFGVKPELVIKSGFIVHGMMGDANASIPTPQPVISRPMYAATGKALAKSSITFISQAAYEGKVHEKLGLEKLILPVHGIRKLTKKDMKLNSETPELTVDPQTYEVRVNGEHITCDPVDKVPMGQRYFLF; via the coding sequence GTGAGCTTTAAAATGACACGGAAGCAATATGCCCAAATGTATGGACCAACTACAGGGGATTCTATCCGCTTGGCAGATACAAATTTATTCATCCAAATAGAAAAGGATTTTACCACATATGGTGAAGAAGTTGTCTTCGGGGGCGGAAAAGTCATCCGTGATGGAATGGGGCAGCATCCTCTAGTAACAAGAGGGGACGGCATCCCTGATGTTGTCATTACGAATGCAGTTATTTTAGATTATACAGGGATTGTCAAAGCAGATATCGCTATTCGTGATGGAAAAATAGCCGGCATTGGAAAAGCCGGAAATCCATTGATTATGGATGGTGTGGATATTGTCATCGGGGCCTCAACAGAAATCATTGCCGGAGAAGGCATGATTGTAACAGCGGGTGGAATCGATACACATGTCCATTTTATCAATCCCGCACAAGTAGAAGTGGCACTTACAGGAGGACTTACAACGTTAATTGGCGGCGGTACAGGTCCATCAGCAGGTTCAAGGGCTACAACCGTTACCCCGGGTGAATGGAATATTCACCGCATGCTTGAGGCAGTTGAAGGACTTCCGATTAATGTAGGGTTAACAGGAAAAGGCCAGGCAGCAACAGAAGAACCATTAGCAGAACAAATCCGTGCAGGGGTCATTGGACTGAAGGTTCATGAAGACTGGGGAGCAACTGCTTCTGCCCTAGACTATTCGCTCCGGGTTGCCGATCAATATGACGTTCAAGTAGCACTGCATGCGGATACTCTTAATGAAGGCGGTTTCGTAGAAAATACGATGGCAGCCATTAAAGACAGGGTTATTCACATGTACCATACAGAAGGGGCAGGCGGCGGACATGCGCCTGATTTAATTAAATCGGCCAGCTTTATGAATGTGCTGCCTTCCTCCACGAATCCAACGATGCCATATACTGTGAATACGGTTGATGAACATTTAGATATGCTGATGGTCTGTCATCACTTAAATCCATCCGTCCCTGAAGATATTGCCTTTGCAGATTCACGGATTAGAAAAGAAACCATCGCAGCTGAAGACATCCTTCAGGATATGGGGATTTTCAGTATGACCAGTTCAGATGCACAGGCCATGGGGCGAGTTGGGGAAGTAGTCATCAGGACATGGCAGGTCGCAGACAAAATGAAGATGCAGCGAGGTTCACTTAAAGGGGACGGAAAACTTTCCGATAATAACCGGGCAAAGCGGTATATTGCAAAATATACCATTAACCCTGCGATAACACATGGAATTGCTGATTATGTGGGTTCTATTGAGGTGGGGAAAATTGCCGATCTAGTCATTTGGTCTCCCGCGTTCTTTGGTGTGAAACCGGAATTAGTAATAAAAAGCGGGTTCATTGTACACGGAATGATGGGAGATGCAAATGCATCTATACCAACTCCTCAGCCTGTAATTAGCCGCCCGATGTATGCTGCGACCGGGAAAGCTCTGGCAAAAAGCTCGATCACGTTTATTTCACAAGCCGCGTATGAAGGGAAGGTTCATGAAAAACTCGGGTTAGAGAAACTAATTCTGCCCGTGCATGGAATCCGCAAACTAACAAAAAAAGACATGAAGTTAAACTCTGAAACCCCTGAGCTGACAGTGGATCCTCAAACCTACGAGGTAAGAGTTAACGGGGAGCATATTACCTGTGATCCAGTAGACAAGGTGCCGATGGGGCAGCGATATTTTCTATTTTGA
- a CDS encoding urease accessory protein UreD: MNDWTGVLQLEAEERKGKTVAKKVYFRGAFKVMRPIYHDDSGQACYYLLNPGGGYLDGDRYQMKITLGENAKLTLTTQGATKVYKTPTDFAYQESEILLGAGSYLEYIPDPLIAYQNAKYKQKNVIRMDRSATFLYSDILTPGWSPGGERFSYKTVHLLNEIYMEDELVVYDHIKLKPTEQNINGLGFMEGYSHLGSMMVISEQADSTFLDQLYTTFDEKSYDCKVGLSLLPVNGFTIRVLANSTQVIEKIFSDIHQMISLEWFQSKPSSLRKY; this comes from the coding sequence ATGAATGACTGGACTGGTGTCTTACAGTTAGAAGCGGAAGAAAGAAAAGGGAAAACGGTCGCGAAAAAAGTCTATTTCCGGGGCGCATTTAAAGTAATGCGCCCTATTTACCATGATGATTCTGGTCAAGCTTGTTATTATTTATTAAATCCCGGGGGCGGCTATTTAGACGGGGATCGCTACCAAATGAAGATCACATTAGGGGAAAATGCTAAATTGACTTTAACAACACAGGGCGCCACAAAGGTTTATAAAACACCAACAGACTTTGCATACCAAGAATCAGAAATACTCCTTGGGGCAGGAAGTTACCTTGAATATATTCCCGATCCGCTAATCGCCTATCAAAATGCAAAATATAAACAAAAAAATGTCATTCGCATGGATCGGAGTGCTACTTTTCTTTATTCAGATATCCTTACCCCTGGGTGGTCACCGGGGGGAGAGCGTTTTAGCTATAAAACTGTTCATTTATTAAATGAAATTTACATGGAAGATGAATTGGTAGTGTACGATCACATTAAATTAAAGCCAACTGAACAAAATATTAATGGACTAGGATTTATGGAAGGTTATTCCCATTTAGGTTCAATGATGGTAATAAGTGAGCAGGCGGATAGTACATTCCTCGATCAGTTATATACAACCTTTGATGAGAAGTCATATGATTGTAAAGTTGGACTTTCCTTACTGCCCGTAAACGGATTTACGATTAGAGTATTAGCTAATTCAACGCAAGTCATTGAAAAAATCTTTTCGGACATTCATCAAATGATTAGTTTGGAATGGTTTCAATCAAAGCCAAGCTCACTTAGAAAATATTAA
- a CDS encoding DUF5342 family protein, with product MFENFEVFQLQEGTAREQSHFSLNLEGQDYKGMVHGGKIHWYNPHPKQKIEEEHLSAIESQVHQLMNEHLES from the coding sequence ATGTTTGAAAACTTTGAAGTATTTCAACTTCAAGAAGGAACCGCACGGGAACAATCACATTTTTCATTGAATCTAGAAGGTCAAGATTATAAGGGAATGGTGCATGGTGGGAAAATTCATTGGTACAATCCACATCCAAAGCAAAAGATTGAAGAAGAACATTTAAGTGCAATCGAATCGCAGGTCCATCAATTGATGAATGAACATCTTGAATCATAA
- a CDS encoding urease subunit gamma codes for MLLVPREIDKLMIVVAADLAKRRRERGLKLNYPEAVALITYEVLEGARDGKTVAELMEYGANILSRHDVMEGIGDIIDDIQVEATFPDGTKLVTVHDPIR; via the coding sequence ATGTTATTAGTACCACGTGAAATAGACAAACTGATGATTGTTGTGGCGGCTGATCTTGCTAAAAGAAGAAGAGAAAGAGGATTGAAGTTAAATTATCCTGAAGCAGTAGCGCTTATTACTTACGAAGTGTTAGAAGGGGCACGGGATGGAAAAACCGTGGCGGAATTGATGGAATATGGCGCTAATATCTTATCACGTCATGATGTAATGGAAGGTATTGGGGATATTATTGATGATATTCAGGTAGAGGCTACTTTTCCTGATGGAACAAAACTAGTAACGGTGCATGATCCAATTCGCTAG
- a CDS encoding DMT family transporter: MLKAYTLLTLCVIVWGSNFVFGKILVRDFSPALLTMLRLLFIVVFLTGFSLYKKHFKPLNKKDFLMVFFLGVVGVFINQWSFFAGLQTADPTTSALILATTPIVTSILAAIFLNEKLTMRMAMGSIVAIIGIYFVVTKGNFSSIHLESGLLWIVLTMVTFAIMIIMTRLLSQRIDPLTITLYSNFIGFIVSIPFAFSLDTSLRVSSQIPDWTLLIGTAIIVHGIATLIWNNNIRHVHASNASILSNLEPFVAMVMGFILLSKPITGAEIFGSLFIVGGVILSTFQRKKLYDHS, translated from the coding sequence TTGTTAAAAGCATATACTTTGTTAACTTTATGTGTAATCGTTTGGGGGAGCAATTTTGTATTTGGGAAGATATTAGTTCGGGATTTTTCTCCAGCTCTATTAACGATGCTTAGACTTTTGTTTATTGTTGTTTTCTTAACTGGCTTTTCTTTATACAAGAAACACTTTAAACCTTTGAATAAAAAAGATTTTCTAATGGTTTTTTTTCTGGGAGTCGTGGGTGTTTTTATAAACCAATGGTCCTTTTTTGCAGGATTACAAACTGCTGATCCCACAACATCTGCATTAATTTTAGCTACTACTCCCATAGTCACAAGTATTTTAGCTGCTATTTTTCTGAATGAAAAATTAACCATGCGTATGGCGATGGGGTCTATTGTAGCCATCATTGGTATTTACTTTGTTGTAACAAAAGGCAATTTTTCTTCCATCCATTTAGAAAGTGGACTATTATGGATTGTCTTAACGATGGTGACATTCGCCATTATGATTATTATGACGAGGCTCCTCTCTCAAAGAATCGATCCACTTACCATTACGTTATATTCCAATTTTATTGGCTTTATCGTGTCGATTCCTTTTGCTTTTTCACTAGACACTTCCTTACGTGTCAGTTCTCAAATACCCGATTGGACCTTACTGATCGGAACCGCCATAATTGTCCATGGAATCGCAACATTGATTTGGAATAACAACATTAGACATGTTCATGCTTCAAATGCATCCATATTATCTAATTTAGAACCATTTGTGGCGATGGTCATGGGATTCATATTGTTATCCAAGCCAATCACTGGCGCAGAAATTTTTGGTTCTTTATTTATTGTGGGAGGGGTAATTCTGTCTACTTTTCAACGAAAAAAACTTTATGACCATTCCTAA